Genomic DNA from Odocoileus virginianus isolate 20LAN1187 ecotype Illinois unplaced genomic scaffold, Ovbor_1.2 Unplaced_Contig_4, whole genome shotgun sequence:
AGACCTCCCACATTCCTGGCTCCCTGacacagatggacagacagacagaccgaGGCATGACCAACATAGCACAGCTCTCTGCACCCACAGCTCATATTCCCCCCGGGTTCCTTCTGATGACAGAGGCTCCTGGtaaacacgactgagcagagGAGAGGCCAACACACACGGTCCCCTCATCGAACACTCACTGTGCAGAGCAGAGCCTGGGTCTCCGGGGGAGCGGGGGACTGTGCACAGAGCCAGGCGCGCCTGCTGTTCCGAGCTCACTGCCACCCAGCGGAGCAGAGACGCGCACACTGGAGCCCGGCTGTGTGCACACGCGTGTAACCCCACGCACGCCTGCCATACACCTGTGCACACCCATGtctgtacatgcatgtgtgcacgcaCTCACACACATCCGCTCTGCCACACTCAGAGTGTGTGAGGCGTTATCCGAGGCGCCCCACTCTGTGCACACGAGCCCTCCCGTGCCCTCACCTTTGCCTCCAGGCTGCACCATCCCGAGTGGGGCCTCTGCGAGGAGCCAGTGGGATGAAGGCGGCGggcgcctggctcctctgcctgctgctgctgggccTGGCCCTGCGGGGGGCTGCCAGCCGAGCCCACCAGCACTCCATGGAAATCCGCAGTGAGTGTCCcgacccacccccagccccaggggtCACGGGGAGGGGCTGGCCACTTCCCTAGCTAGGGCGTCCTTGCTAAGCGTTCCAGAGCTGGAGACTTGGCCTCCTATTTCCCAGACCCCTCCCCTAGCTGGCCCCGACACCTGCTCCCAAGGGTCCCGGCCCAGCACACGAGGGAGGGTCACTCTTCAACACAGGGGTGACCTGGGGCTGAGTGCACCTCGCCCACGAAAACGGGGTTGAGGggacaggaagggaaggggagtgTGTCCTGGTGTGAGTCTGGAATCCTATTTCCCGAAGCCATTCCAGCACCAGAAATGGGCGCTCCAGGCAGTCCTCCTTTGCGGGCGGTGGTCCCGGCATGGCCTGGGCGACCGGCAGCCGTGAGCTGAGCACACACCCAGCCCAGCCACCAGGGCTGCACCACCAGGGCACAGGCCTCCACACTCTGTTCTCGCTCTTTCCAGCCCCTGACATCAACCCTGCCTGGTACGCGGGCCGCGGGATCCGGCCTGTGGGCCGCTTCGGCCGGCGGAGAGCTGCCCCGGCGGATGGACCCAGGCCCGGCCCCCGGCGCTTGCCAGCCTGCTTCCCCCTGGAGGGTGGCGCCGAGCCCTCCCAAGCCCTCCTGGGGCGGCTGATGGCCCAGCTCTCCCAGGAGTAACTGCAGGAGCCTGCCCCCGACCCCTCCTCCACCACCGGCGACCCTCCCTCCAGTCCTAATAAAAGCAGCTGGCTTGTTCACACGTGTCTGTGTGGTGACAGAGCGGGCGGTACTTCCCCTCGTGGATGTTAGCCTAGAAGGACCCTCAGAGCCCAGCAGCCCAGAGGCTCCGGGAATCGCCCAAGGGCACCCGGCACTGAGCAGGGGGCTACGACGGTCGTGGTCATGTGCCGCCCAtgccgcccccccccaccccgcaagCCGCCCTGAATGGTTGCTCAGGCTGTGCACTGCACGAGGCCACCATGCAGGGACCCCAGGGAGGGCATCACAGCCCCTCGGCCTCAACTGCCCCCTCTCTGCCGCAGTTCTTTTTGCctcatggaagaaaaagaaacaggggGTGCTTGCTTCCAGTACTCCTAGGTCCAAGTATTTCAACCCCACCTTGTGTCCCTTTTGAATTGCACGGGGATGTCCCATGTCCT
This window encodes:
- the PRLH gene encoding prolactin-releasing peptide is translated as MKAAGAWLLCLLLLGLALRGAASRAHQHSMEIRTPDINPAWYAGRGIRPVGRFGRRRAAPADGPRPGPRRLPACFPLEGGAEPSQALLGRLMAQLSQE